From a single Ananas comosus cultivar F153 unplaced genomic scaffold, ASM154086v1, whole genome shotgun sequence genomic region:
- the LOC109706078 gene encoding uncharacterized protein LOC109706078, whose translation MVSYKWAYIRIITGTILGGVLGFYVMHRVEKSYKEKMKERLAKYENELKKREQQQQKQKDQTELLSES comes from the exons ATGGTGTCGTACAAGTGGGCGTACATTCGAATCATAACAGGGACTATCCTCGGCGGAGTCCTCGGCTTCTATGTCATGCACCGGGTCGAGAAGAGTTACAAG GAAAAGATGAAGGAGAGGCTAGCCAAATACGAGAATGAGTTGAAGAAAAGGGAACAACAGCAGCAAAAGCAGAAAGATCAGACTGAGCTTCTCTCCGAATCATGA